A segment of the Bacillus licheniformis DSM 13 = ATCC 14580 genome:
CAACATAAATCGCTTTTGTATTCGGCTTGATCGCTTTTTCGATGTCTTCGATGCTGCTCGTATCACTGAAGGTCGCTTCAATGCCGATGCGATTCAATACCTTTGTCATCACGCGGTAGGTGCCGCCGTATACATCATCTGTCAATACGATGTGATCGCCGCTTTTAAAAAGCATCATGACGGCTGTGATCGCCGCCATCCCAGAGCCGAACGCATAGCCTGCTGCACCGCCTTCAACATCCGCGATCAAGGATTCGAGCGCCGTTCTCGTCGGATTTCCCGTCCGGGAATATTCGTATCCTGTATGCTGGCCGGCGCGAGGCTGTTTGTACGTGCTGACCTGATAGATAGGAACCGATACCGCTCCTGTTTTTTCGTCTCCTGTAATTCCGCCGTGAATCATTTTCGTTTTTGGCTTCATATCATATTCCTCCTTCGTAAATTTTTTTGCTTAAATAGCGGTCGCTGCTGTCGGGAAAAATCGTCACAATGTTTGTGCCGGCTTTCGCTTTTTCGGCTTCTTTCAATGCGGCAAACAACGCGGCGCCTGATGAGCTTCCAATCAGAAGCCCTTCCTTTTCCGCGGCTTCTTTTACGAGTCGAAACGCATCTTCGTCAAGCACTGTGTAAATCTCATCGAAATAGCTTTCCTCCATGTATTCCGGGATGAATTCCATTCCGATTCCTTCGGTCTTATGCCCATGCGGTTCCCCTCCGTTTAAAATCGAGCCTTCCGGTTCAACAATAACCGTTTTAATGGACGGATTTTTTTCTTTCAGAAACTTGGCGGTTCCCGCAAATGTGCCGCCTGACCCCGCTCCGGCGACGAAGACGTCAATCCGGCCGCCAAGATCATTCCATATTTCCGGGGCAATCGTTTTATAGTAAGCCAATGGATTTACTGGGTTTTTAAACTGCAAAACGCAATAAGAATCGGGAATCTCCTTCTCAAGTTCAAGTGCTTTTTCAATCGCACCCTTCATCCCGGCACTTCTGGGGGTATGAACTATCCGAGCGCCGAGCGCTTTCATAATCGACTGTTTTTCCATGCTGAAATGCTCGGGTACGCAAAAAACGGGTCGAATGCCGTGCTTTCTGGCGGCGAGAGCCAGACCGATTCCCGTATTGCCTGCTGTTGCCTCAATGACCGTTCCACCGGGTTTCAGCTTTCCCGAACCGATCGCTTCAGCAATCAGCACTTCTCCGAGCCGGTCTTTAATGCTGCCTCCCGGATTCATCATTTCAAGTTTTGCATATATGTTAACGCCTTTAGGGATTCGAAAATCCAAAATCTGCAGAAGCGGCGTTTTGCCGATCAATTCGGTGATATCCTTGATCACATTCATGTTCCTTCCTCCTTCAAGAGGTGCAAAACAGAGGGGGAGCCTCCCCCCTGTTTTAATTGATTCTTTTAATCATGCGAAGCACAAGATCTGTCGAATGCTTGGCAGCCTGTTCCAAAAATTGGTCAAATGAAATTTCAGATTCTTTTCCGGCGATGTCTGAGAGCGCCCTGATGACAACAAACGGCGTATTAAATTGATAAGAAACCTGCGCGACAGCCGCAGCTTCCATTTCAACCGCGTAAAGGTCTTCAAACTTGCCGCGGATGAATGCGACGCGGTCAGGATCGCTCATAAAGGAATCGCCTGTTGCTATCGTTCCTTTGACAACCTGAATGTGCCCCAGTTCAGACGCTTCGTCTTCCGCCGCTTGGATCAATGCATTGTCGGCTTTGTATGCAGCCGGCAGATTCGGAACCTGTCCATATTCATAATCAAATGCCGTGACATCGACATCGTGATGGCGGACTTCGGTCGAGATGACGATATCTCCGACATTAAGCGAATGATGAAAGCCGCCGGCTGATCCGGTGTTGATGACAACGTCCGGTTTAAAGCGGTCAAGCAGAATCGTCGTGCTCATGGCTGCATTGACTTTGCCGATGCCGGACTTTAAAAGCACGACCTCTTTTCCTTCATAAAACCCGCTGGTAAATTCACAGTTTGCGATGACTTCCCGGTTCGTCTGTTCGAGTTTGCTTCGCAAAATCGTGACTTCTTCTTCCATTGCTCCGATAACTGCGATTTTCATATCTTAAAACTTCCCTTCAAATTACAATTTTGCCGCTTCCATTACCCAGACAAAATCATTATGCTTTTGAAAGGCGATACTGAAATGTTCTGAGGTAAAGATCGTTTCCATCTCCGAAATCGTCGGATAATGTTCCGTTTCAAGGTCTTCCGCCAATTGCAGAAACCCGTTTTCCTTCGCTTTTTTAACAGCGGCAGAGAAGGCTTCCCGATTCTTGAAGACGGTATCAGCAAACACTATTTTACCATGCTTCCCGAGCATTTTTCCATATCGCTTCACAGCTTCCCGCTTCTCTTCGTTTGTCAGATGGTGAAACGCATAAGAACTGACAATCGTGTCGGGAGAAAACGGAGGGTCCGGAAAGTCAATAAAGTCTCCGTCAACGATCACTGCATTCTCCGGCAGCTTTGCCTCGGCAATTTCCCTCATCGCTTTTGAAGGCTCTACACCGGTGACTGCCTTTCCGGCCGCCAGCAATTTTGCAGTCAGATTGCCTGTGCCGACGCCGAATTCAAGAACTTTATGCCCCGAGCGGCTGACGACATCATCCAAAATGCCGTCGTAGTCGCGAAACACTTCTTTGTATTGAAGATCGCGGCCAACTACTGTATCATCATAAGAATTTGCCCAGTTCTCAAATAAAGGAATGAACTCTCTTCCCATTTTGTCGTCACTCTCCATCTATTTTTACAATTCCTATAAGTATAGTATGATTTATTCGATTGATTAGTTCTTATCCTACCACAAGTCATTCGTTTTGGGTACAAAAAAGGCTTGGTTATATTTCCCTTGTCACCCGGCCGCTTCTCTGCTTTAATAAAAAATGACTTGAAACGAATGGAGGATTGGTTTATGAACTTCGGCCTCGATCTGATCAAAGATAAAATTGAGTTTTTTGAGGCACTGAGCTTAGAGGAGCTTGAAAAAAAGATCAGTCAGCAGATTGAAAACAACCAGGCGATTTTGCTGAGGGTCCATTCGGTTTCCCACCATACGGCGGTTATTGACGGACGGATCCACTACAGCGCAGTCGTTCATTTTAAAGCCGAATCATAAAAAAAGCGCCCGGTTTTAGCAACCGGCCGCTTTTTTCTTTATTTCAATTGTTCAACTTTTGTCGGCTTCCAGCCTTTTCCGTCAACCCAAGTAATGGCTACCTGGTATTTGACGCCAGTGTCCTTCGCCCGAATGGTTCCTTTCGCATCTTGCGGGCTGCCGTTGTTTCCGAGCCAGATCACCGTCATGTTATCCTTAGAAACCCCTGTCGCATATGAAATGGCTTCAAGCATTTCCTTCCAGTCTTGTGAAGAGGAATCATATGTTGCGGTATGCTGTCCGCTCTGTTGTGTGCCGACAGGCTCCCAGTCAGGATTGATGATCGTTTTTTCAACATTGGCGCTTGAACCGCCTTCTGTCACTTCGGCTCCTTCAAACGGATCATCTGATGTTGACTTGTCCTCGTCTGAAGCAGATTCTTTATCCTTGTCTGAGTCGGAATCGCTGTCTTCTTTATCGGCAGAATCGCTTTTTCCTTTGTCCTCATCTTTTACATCTTCATCAGATGTTTGTTTCTTATTGTCGGAAGCAGGCGCTTCTGTCGTCTGTTCAGAATCGTTTTTCGAGACATCTTGCTGCGCCTGCTCCTTCGGACTGTTCATCATCAGACTGCTGGCAACGACAACGATTAATACCAATACGATGCCTATTAAAATGTTAAGCACAAGATTCGCTTTCCTGCGCTTATCACGATTTTCAAAACGAGATTCCCTTGTTTCGCTCAAGTTCATTGCACTCCTTTTTCCCTCTTGCCTCGCTTCCTATTTTATCATCACCTGAGGCATTCTTCTATGTCTGGTTCTTTTCAATTTCATATACTTTTTTAACAATATCATAAAATACGGCATTTGTCGCAGCCTTGCTATCCGGCGTATCCATATGGACGACGACGAGCGCATATTTCGGCTTGTCCGCCGGAAAATAACCGGCAAACCATTTATGATAGAGCGTTTTTTTGTCATCTGTCGTCCTGCCTGTCTGCGCTGTGCCCGATTTTCCCGCTACATCGTACGGAAGATCGCTGAAGCGCCGGCCCGTCCCCTTTTCAGATGTGACAACTTTTCTGAGCAGTTTTTGCAGCTTTTGCGCTGTATACTGGTCGATTTTCTCTCCTGGGAGCTCGTGATCTTTAAAAGCCGTCATCAATGTGCCGTTTTTATATTCGATCTGGTCTGCGATCTTGACTTGTTTTTTCTCTCCGCCTCTTGCGATGGTCGCCATCATGTTGACGATTTCCAACGGAGTCAGCTTCACATTCTTTTGGCCGATAGCGGTCTGGGCTACAGCTTTTTTAACTTTTTTGTCCTTTTCATCCCCCCAGATTGATCCTGCAGTTTCATGATAAAACTGTCTGAACTCATCTTCATGATACAGCTTTCCTTCCCAGCCGACCCGTCCGGTCAGCCCAAGCTTTGCAGCAGTATCTTCGATCACGGAGCTGTTTTTTTCTACGAGCTGTCCGGCAAGATTTGTAAACGTGTAGTTGCAGCTTTCCGCAAAACTGTCTTCCAGGCTGAGCTTTCCTTTGTCCTCTCCGGCCTCACCGTACAGGTTCAAATTGCAGTTAAAGGTTTTAGACGGATGATCCAAGCCGTTTTCAATCGCTGCAGCGGCAATCACGGTTTTAAAAACCGAGCCGGGATATACCGGAGTCAGCATATAGTTCTGCCTTGTTTTTTGCGCAGCCATGTTTAAGTCGGGCTTGCTCGCAATCGCCACCACGCCGTTCGTCTCGATGTCAAGCAGGACCGCCCAGCCTTTATCGAGCTGATGGTCATCAAGTACATCTTCCATTGCCTGCTGAACCTTTTTATCGAGCGTTGTTTTGACTTGCAGCGGGTAAAACGGATTTGCGTCTGCTGTATATTTGACGTCCATGCCGAACAAAGGGTTTCCCAATCCGTCCACATGATACAACAGTTTTGTGTCTTGTTCAGGCAGCAGGAATTCATCAAACGTCCGCTCCATGCCGAAGGTGCCGATTTTCGTGCTGATGGAGAGGCCCTCTTTATCGGGATATTTGCGTCTGAGGAGGTCCGGGTCTTGATTGGTCATACCGAGCGTATGCGAAGCCAGCCTGTTCTTTTCTGTTTCTTCTATGTATACGCCGTAAACGCCCGGATATTTCAGTTTATTGATTTTTTCGAGAGCCGTCTTTGAAACGGACGCTCCGTCATGTTTTGTGAGAATCACGGGTTTTTTTGCATGGTCCAGCTTGCTTCCAAGCTCATCTTCTGTCATGTTTAAAATTTCGGCTGCTTCTTTGGCCGGCCACGGCTGATTTTTTAAAAAAGGGAACAAGACGATGGCCGGTTTTTGGCTGACGGACAAATGTTCGCCGTTCCGATCTAAAAAAGATCCTCTCCCGTCTGAAATCCGAACTTCCTCCGTGCGCTGTTTGACGCTTTCCTGGATTAAGTTCACATTCCGTTTAGAAAAGGACTCGGTAAAAAACAGTTGAATTTCAGCCAGCCTGATCAGCAGAAATAAAAGAGCAGCCGAAATGATAATCGATACCCACTTCATACGCTTTTGCCATTTCATTATAAAAACACCTCATCCACATTGTGGACGAGGTCATCGTTTGCTAAACAAATTTTATGAAATTTTCACAATTTTTACAAGCATTTCGCCGCCAGGTGTTTGAACGGTTACTTCGTCTCCAACCTGCTTGCCGAGAAGGCTTTTCGCGATTGGGGAATCGTTCGAGATTTTTCCTTCAAACGGATCGGCTTCCGCGCTGCCCACAATCGTATAAGATTCTTCTTCACCGTCAGGAAGCTCCGTAAATGTAACGGTTTTTCCAAGGCTGACGATGTCTGAGTTTGCACCGTCATCTTCGATGATCTTTGCGTTGCGGATCATATTGTCAAGGGTTGTGATGCGCCCTTCTACAAAAGCTTGTTCTTCTTTTGCTGAATCGTATTCGGAGTTTTCGGAAAGGTCTCCGAAGCTTCTTGCCACTTTAATACGTTCAACAACTTCTTTACGTTTAACCGTTTTCAAATACTCAAGTTCTTCTTCCAGTTTTTTCTTTCCCGTTTCTGTCATAGGAAATACTTTCTCTTGTGCCATGTTCCTTCACTCCTTCTAGTTGGTTCCTCATCACTTGTATGTGAGAGTATAGACTTGAATATACAAGAATGAGGACAACCCTTGTCCCCTTCTTCTCTCCCATATTTGTAAAGTATCATATAAACCGGATGGAAGGCTCCGGTAAATGGTGCTTATACAGTTAAAGAAGGGCTCAGGATGAGAACCCTTCAATTTCTATACATAATATGGTCAGAGTTGTGTTTGTCTATGCTATGTTATTATAAAATCGCGTTTTGTTCAAGAATAGTTTGTATTTTTGTTACCATCAGGTCGATGGCGACGCGGTTTTGGCCGCCCTCCGGAATAATGATATCGGCATAGCGTTTCGTCGGTTCGACAAACTGGTTATGCATCGGTCTGACGACTGAGATGTACTGCTCGATGACAGAATCGATCGAACGTCCTCTTTCTTTTATGTCTCTGAGCATCCTTCTGATGATCCGCAGGTCGGCGTCCGTATCGACATACAGCTTGATGTCCATTAAGTCGCGGAGCCTTTCATCCTCGAGAACAAGGATTCCTTCCAAAATAATAACATCTTTCGGATCGACGTGCACGACTTCCTCTGAACGCGTATGCAGCTTGTAATCGTAAATCGGCTTTTTGATCGGCCTGTACGCGAGCAATTCGTTTAAATGCTCGATCAAATAGTCATTGTCAAATGCAAGCGGATGGTCGTAGTTCGTATTCAGCCGCTCTTCAAACGGCAGATGGCTCTGATCTTTATAATATAAATCCTGTTCGAGCATTAAGATCGAATGACCTTTAAACTGTTCATAAATGGATCTGGTGACGCTCGTTTTTCCTGATCCGGAGCCTCCCGCTATGCCGATAACTACCGGTTTTTTCCCCATGCCATTACTGCCCCTTTCTCATCATGTTGCTAGGATAAATCTTGTTGTCCACTCTAAATTTGACGATCTGCAGGGGATGGCGGGCTGCGTCAAGCACATTGCCTTTTTCGTCCCAAATCGTGTCAATTTTGCATGTGAAATTTTCGATTTCCGGACCGAAAAATTCGACTTCATCTCCGGATTTAAAGAAGTTCCGCTGCTGGAGCGTGACCATTTTTGTCTCTTCATCATAGTCAAGGACAAGTCCGACAAAGTCGTATGTTGTCTTTTTGCCGTGGACGCCGAACATCTGCTCTTCATATCCTGGCGTTCCTTCAAAGAAAGCAGGCGCCGTGTCTCTATTGGCGCATTTGTCCAGTTCTTTCAGCCATTCTTCTTTGATGACGAAGTTTTCAGGATCAGCGCAATAAGCATCGATCACTTTTCTGTACACACTGACGACTGTCGCAATGTAGTGGATCGATTTCATCCGGCCTTCGATTTTCAGGCTGTCGATGCCCATTTCAATCATTTGCGGTATCGATTCGACCAGCTTCAGATCTTTCGGGCTCATCGCAAATGGAGCATCGCCTTCTTCATATAGCGGCAGTGCATTCGTCCCGTCCGTCTGATACAAATCATAGTCCCAGCGGCATGACTGGCAGCAGCCTCCGCGGTTGGAGTCCCTTGCCGTCATATGGTTGCTGAGCACGCAGCGGCCGGAATAAGCGATACACATCGCACCGTGAATAAACGTTTCGATTTCAATATCCACTTTTTCTTTCATTTCCCTGATTTCAAGTGCGCTCGTTTCACGTGCGAGCACAACCCGCTCAAGGCCTTCTTCCTTCCAGAACTGAACGGCTTTCCAGTTTGAAAGGGACTGCTGTGTGCTCAAATGCACTTCCAGCTTCGGCGCAACCCTGCGGCACGTTTCAATGATCAGGGGATCAGCGACGATAATGCCTGACACGCCTGCTCCCTCGAGATCGCGCAAATAGTCTTCCAGTCCGTCGATATTTTCTTCATGCGCAAAAATGTTTGTCGTGACATAAATTCTTGCGCCGTATTTTTTCGCGAATTCGACACCTTCAGCCATTTCTTCAATTGAAAAGTTATCTGCGTTTGAGCGGAGTCCATATTCACGTCCGCCGATAAATACAGCGTCTGCTCCATAGTGGACAGCGATTTTCAGTTTTTCCAAATTCCCCGCCGGAGCAAGAAGTTCTGGCTTTTTCGTAATGACGCGTTTTCCATTAACGATTTTGGAAATTTTATCTTTTACTGCAGACATGGCTATCCCTCCTTTTAGTATACTGTTTCTTTGAAAAAGAATCCGGTATCAATGCTGCGGTTTGCAGGCTGCAGCTGTTCGATCCGCTCGATCCATTGTTCTTTCTTGTCTTCATATGCTTCCCTGTCTGCGATGCAAAGGTCGATGGCTTCGCGGTACATGGCCGTTACTTCAGTCATGTATTCGACCGATTTTAAAATTCCGTCGATTTTAAATGAATCGATGCCGGCATCGATTAAATCTTCAAGCTCATCAATGATGCAGACGTCATTCGGACTCATGATGTGCGTGCCGTTTTCGTCTTCGAAAATCGGATATTTATTTCCGCGTTCTTTATCATGGAGATACATGCCTTTTTCTTTTTTCTTGCCTTCGATATCCATGACTTTTCCCTGGTATTCAAAATAGTTGCCGATCAGGGAGCGCTTTGACTGGAACATGCATGTCATGCCGTGAACCTGAATTTCAATCTCGACTTCTGCTTTCTCTTTAATCTCAACGATACTGTCCATGTTGAGCTCTCTTGCAAGCACCGCGCGCTTCGCGCCCTTGCGCCCCCAATAGTTGCAGGAATAATGATTGGTTGCGGTCGTTTCCGTATTCCAGTGAAGCTTCATGTTCGGCGCTGATTCCCGTGCAGCCATCAGTACGGCGGGATCGCCGAAGACAACCGCATCCGCGCCTGCCTCGTCCAAGAATGAAAGGTAGTCATTCAGTTCCGGAACCCGGTCATTGTGAAAAATCGCGTTCACAGCAACATATACTTTTGCGCCTTTTTCATGAGCCTGAATGATGGCTTCTTTTACTTCTTCTCTGGAAAACTCCCCGGCTAAACGCAGACCGTACCTTTGTTCACCGATGATAAACGCATCGGCGCCCGCCTCTGCCAAAGGCTTAATATCCGAAACAGAAGTCGGCGTGACAAGCAGTTCAGGCTTTTTCATATCCGTTCACCTCTTTTTTGACTGACGGCCAATCCGTCGCCCACAGGCAGGATCGCCGTGTGGTAGTCAGGATGCTCCATCAGCCAATGATTGTAATGATCTATTTTCGATACAAGCTTTTTGATGCGCTTGCTTTCGATCTGATTGTATTCTGATGCGACAAGGCCTTTGAAAAGGACATTGTCCGTAAAAATGATGCCGTCATCGGCAAGCATTTTTTCATATATACTGAAAAACTTCTGATACTGGCCTTTTGCGGCATCGATAAACAGCGCATCATAGGGAGCCATCGATTGAACGGGGTCAGACTCGCTGAGCGCATCGCCGAAGAACACGTGAATTCTGTTTTCAAGCTGGAATGACCGGATGTTTTTCAGCGCTTCCCGATACCTGTCCTCATCGCGCTCGATTGTAAAAATCTCGGCTTCGGGAAGGGCAAGCGCCATCCGAATCGCCGAATAGCCGATGGCGGTACCGATTTCAAGAATTTTTTTCGGATTTTTGAATGAAAGAAGCTGCAGGAGCACTTCGATTCCTGTCGGTTCCATAATGGGCACGCCATGCTCTTCGGCATAGGCCTCCAGTTTCATAATTTCAGCCGGCCGCGGCTTTAGCAGCTTTTCAAGATAGCCGGTCAATTCTTCGTGTCCAATCTTCACGGGCAGATGGCCTCCCTTTCATAAAAAAGAGCCTTAGGTCAGGTGTTCAGCACTCTCCTAAAGCAGTTGACTGTCTTTTCTCCAATAAACAACCCGATATATTTTATCATAAAACCTTTGTATTTGCGAATAAAAGGAGAGTATTTTTTACTCTCCTTTTTCCTCGTCCTGCGTGTTCGTAA
Coding sequences within it:
- a CDS encoding peptidoglycan D,D-transpeptidase FtsI family protein codes for the protein MKWQKRMKWVSIIISAALLFLLIRLAEIQLFFTESFSKRNVNLIQESVKQRTEEVRISDGRGSFLDRNGEHLSVSQKPAIVLFPFLKNQPWPAKEAAEILNMTEDELGSKLDHAKKPVILTKHDGASVSKTALEKINKLKYPGVYGVYIEETEKNRLASHTLGMTNQDPDLLRRKYPDKEGLSISTKIGTFGMERTFDEFLLPEQDTKLLYHVDGLGNPLFGMDVKYTADANPFYPLQVKTTLDKKVQQAMEDVLDDHQLDKGWAVLLDIETNGVVAIASKPDLNMAAQKTRQNYMLTPVYPGSVFKTVIAAAAIENGLDHPSKTFNCNLNLYGEAGEDKGKLSLEDSFAESCNYTFTNLAGQLVEKNSSVIEDTAAKLGLTGRVGWEGKLYHEDEFRQFYHETAGSIWGDEKDKKVKKAVAQTAIGQKNVKLTPLEIVNMMATIARGGEKKQVKIADQIEYKNGTLMTAFKDHELPGEKIDQYTAQKLQKLLRKVVTSEKGTGRRFSDLPYDVAGKSGTAQTGRTTDDKKTLYHKWFAGYFPADKPKYALVVVHMDTPDSKAATNAVFYDIVKKVYEIEKNQT
- a CDS encoding YrzA family protein — encoded protein: MNFGLDLIKDKIEFFEALSLEELEKKISQQIENNQAILLRVHSVSHHTAVIDGRIHYSAVVHFKAES
- a CDS encoding peptidase U32 family protein gives rise to the protein MSAVKDKISKIVNGKRVITKKPELLAPAGNLEKLKIAVHYGADAVFIGGREYGLRSNADNFSIEEMAEGVEFAKKYGARIYVTTNIFAHEENIDGLEDYLRDLEGAGVSGIIVADPLIIETCRRVAPKLEVHLSTQQSLSNWKAVQFWKEEGLERVVLARETSALEIREMKEKVDIEIETFIHGAMCIAYSGRCVLSNHMTARDSNRGGCCQSCRWDYDLYQTDGTNALPLYEEGDAPFAMSPKDLKLVESIPQMIEMGIDSLKIEGRMKSIHYIATVVSVYRKVIDAYCADPENFVIKEEWLKELDKCANRDTAPAFFEGTPGYEEQMFGVHGKKTTYDFVGLVLDYDEETKMVTLQQRNFFKSGDEVEFFGPEIENFTCKIDTIWDEKGNVLDAARHPLQIVKFRVDNKIYPSNMMRKGQ
- the greA gene encoding transcription elongation factor GreA, which codes for MAQEKVFPMTETGKKKLEEELEYLKTVKRKEVVERIKVARSFGDLSENSEYDSAKEEQAFVEGRITTLDNMIRNAKIIEDDGANSDIVSLGKTVTFTELPDGEEESYTIVGSAEADPFEGKISNDSPIAKSLLGKQVGDEVTVQTPGGEMLVKIVKIS
- a CDS encoding PLP-dependent cysteine synthase family protein, with translation MNVIKDITELIGKTPLLQILDFRIPKGVNIYAKLEMMNPGGSIKDRLGEVLIAEAIGSGKLKPGGTVIEATAGNTGIGLALAARKHGIRPVFCVPEHFSMEKQSIMKALGARIVHTPRSAGMKGAIEKALELEKEIPDSYCVLQFKNPVNPLAYYKTIAPEIWNDLGGRIDVFVAGAGSGGTFAGTAKFLKEKNPSIKTVIVEPEGSILNGGEPHGHKTEGIGMEFIPEYMEESYFDEIYTVLDEDAFRLVKEAAEKEGLLIGSSSGAALFAALKEAEKAKAGTNIVTIFPDSSDRYLSKKIYEGGI
- a CDS encoding YrrS family protein gives rise to the protein MNLSETRESRFENRDKRRKANLVLNILIGIVLVLIVVVASSLMMNSPKEQAQQDVSKNDSEQTTEAPASDNKKQTSDEDVKDEDKGKSDSADKEDSDSDSDKDKESASDEDKSTSDDPFEGAEVTEGGSSANVEKTIINPDWEPVGTQQSGQHTATYDSSSQDWKEMLEAISYATGVSKDNMTVIWLGNNGSPQDAKGTIRAKDTGVKYQVAITWVDGKGWKPTKVEQLK
- the mtnN gene encoding 5'-methylthioadenosine/S-adenosylhomocysteine nucleosidase, which gives rise to MKIAVIGAMEEEVTILRSKLEQTNREVIANCEFTSGFYEGKEVVLLKSGIGKVNAAMSTTILLDRFKPDVVINTGSAGGFHHSLNVGDIVISTEVRHHDVDVTAFDYEYGQVPNLPAAYKADNALIQAAEDEASELGHIQVVKGTIATGDSFMSDPDRVAFIRGKFEDLYAVEMEAAAVAQVSYQFNTPFVVIRALSDIAGKESEISFDQFLEQAAKHSTDLVLRMIKRIN
- a CDS encoding class I SAM-dependent DNA methyltransferase: MGREFIPLFENWANSYDDTVVGRDLQYKEVFRDYDGILDDVVSRSGHKVLEFGVGTGNLTAKLLAAGKAVTGVEPSKAMREIAEAKLPENAVIVDGDFIDFPDPPFSPDTIVSSYAFHHLTNEEKREAVKRYGKMLGKHGKIVFADTVFKNREAFSAAVKKAKENGFLQLAEDLETEHYPTISEMETIFTSEHFSIAFQKHNDFVWVMEAAKL
- the udk gene encoding uridine kinase, which codes for MGKKPVVIGIAGGSGSGKTSVTRSIYEQFKGHSILMLEQDLYYKDQSHLPFEERLNTNYDHPLAFDNDYLIEHLNELLAYRPIKKPIYDYKLHTRSEEVVHVDPKDVIILEGILVLEDERLRDLMDIKLYVDTDADLRIIRRMLRDIKERGRSIDSVIEQYISVVRPMHNQFVEPTKRYADIIIPEGGQNRVAIDLMVTKIQTILEQNAIL
- a CDS encoding peptidase U32 family protein, whose amino-acid sequence is MKKPELLVTPTSVSDIKPLAEAGADAFIIGEQRYGLRLAGEFSREEVKEAIIQAHEKGAKVYVAVNAIFHNDRVPELNDYLSFLDEAGADAVVFGDPAVLMAARESAPNMKLHWNTETTATNHYSCNYWGRKGAKRAVLARELNMDSIVEIKEKAEVEIEIQVHGMTCMFQSKRSLIGNYFEYQGKVMDIEGKKKEKGMYLHDKERGNKYPIFEDENGTHIMSPNDVCIIDELEDLIDAGIDSFKIDGILKSVEYMTEVTAMYREAIDLCIADREAYEDKKEQWIERIEQLQPANRSIDTGFFFKETVY
- a CDS encoding O-methyltransferase; this translates as MKIGHEELTGYLEKLLKPRPAEIMKLEAYAEEHGVPIMEPTGIEVLLQLLSFKNPKKILEIGTAIGYSAIRMALALPEAEIFTIERDEDRYREALKNIRSFQLENRIHVFFGDALSESDPVQSMAPYDALFIDAAKGQYQKFFSIYEKMLADDGIIFTDNVLFKGLVASEYNQIESKRIKKLVSKIDHYNHWLMEHPDYHTAILPVGDGLAVSQKRGERI